One genomic region from Pseudomonas hormoni encodes:
- a CDS encoding GlcG/HbpS family heme-binding protein, with protein sequence MSALTLKVAVNLTSQAISAARAISAAPLTIAVLDAGGHLLSLQREDGASLLRPQIAIGKAWGAIALGKGSRLLALDAQQRPAFIAALNSLGQGSVVPAPGGVLIRDQDGNVLGAVGISGDLSDVDEQCAINAIEALGLRADAGVSA encoded by the coding sequence ATGAGCGCTTTAACCTTGAAAGTGGCAGTCAACCTGACCAGTCAGGCCATCTCCGCCGCGCGTGCAATTTCCGCGGCCCCGTTGACCATCGCCGTGCTGGATGCCGGCGGGCATCTGCTCTCGCTGCAACGCGAAGACGGCGCCAGCCTGCTGCGACCGCAAATCGCCATCGGCAAAGCCTGGGGCGCCATCGCCTTGGGCAAAGGCTCACGCCTGCTGGCGCTGGACGCCCAGCAACGTCCGGCGTTTATTGCGGCTTTGAACAGTCTGGGGCAGGGCAGTGTGGTGCCGGCACCGGGTGGTGTATTGATTCGGGATCAGGACGGGAATGTGCTGGGAGCGGTGGGGATCAGCGGGGATCTGTCGGATGTTGATGAGCAGTGTGCGATTAATGCGATCGAGGCGTTGGGGTTGCGGGCGGATGCGGGGGTGAGTGCTTGA
- a CDS encoding REP-associated tyrosine transposase — protein MPDLPASHRLRTGRYAEPNRIYLLTTNTLDREPIFADFALGRLVVHQFRRAQDLGLAKSLAWVVMPDHFHWLVELENCSLRKLMRQTKSLITRAVNLSRSRGGPLWQQGFHDRALRREDDLVKLARYVVANPLRAGLVEKLGDYPLWDAIWV, from the coding sequence ATGCCAGATTTACCCGCTTCACATCGCCTGCGAACGGGGCGCTATGCCGAACCCAACCGAATCTATTTACTGACCACCAACACTTTGGATCGCGAGCCGATTTTTGCCGACTTCGCTTTGGGCAGATTGGTGGTTCATCAATTTCGCCGAGCACAAGATCTTGGATTGGCAAAATCATTGGCTTGGGTCGTCATGCCCGACCATTTTCATTGGCTGGTCGAATTGGAAAACTGTTCGCTCAGAAAGCTGATGCGCCAGACTAAATCCCTGATTACGAGGGCGGTGAATCTTTCGAGAAGTAGAGGTGGACCGCTTTGGCAGCAGGGTTTTCACGACCGGGCGTTGAGGCGGGAGGATGACTTGGTGAAGTTGGCCCGGTATGTCGTGGCAAACCCATTGCGGGCCGGGCTTGTTGAAAAGCTTGGGGACTATCCGCTTTGGGATGCCATCTGGGTTTGA
- a CDS encoding TetR/AcrR family transcriptional regulator, which yields MSTIRERNKELILRAASEEFADKGFAATKTSDIAAKAGLPKPNVYYYFKSKENLYREVLESIIEPILQASTPFNADGVPSEVLSGYIRSKIRISRDLPFASKVFASEIMHGAPHLSADLVEQLNSQAKHNIDCIQTWIDRGQIAPIDPNHLMFSIWAATQTYADFDWQITAITGKAKLDEEDYEAAAQTIIRLVLKGCEPD from the coding sequence ATGAGCACTATCCGCGAGCGCAACAAAGAACTGATCCTGCGTGCCGCCAGTGAAGAATTTGCCGACAAGGGCTTCGCTGCGACCAAAACCAGTGACATCGCAGCCAAGGCGGGTTTGCCCAAGCCCAACGTCTACTACTATTTCAAATCCAAGGAAAACCTCTACCGCGAAGTTCTGGAAAGCATCATCGAGCCCATCCTGCAGGCCTCGACGCCGTTCAATGCCGACGGCGTGCCCAGCGAAGTGCTGAGCGGCTACATCCGCTCGAAAATCCGCATCTCCCGCGACCTGCCCTTCGCTTCCAAGGTGTTCGCCAGCGAAATCATGCACGGCGCCCCACACCTGAGCGCAGACCTGGTCGAACAACTCAACAGCCAGGCCAAGCACAACATCGATTGCATCCAGACCTGGATCGACCGCGGCCAGATCGCCCCCATCGACCCCAACCACCTGATGTTCAGCATCTGGGCCGCCACGCAGACCTACGCCGACTTTGATTGGCAGATCACAGCCATTACCGGCAAGGCCAAGCTGGATGAAGAGGATTATGAAGCGGCGGCGCAGACGATTATTCGGTTGGTGCTCAAGGGGTGTGAGCCGGACTGA